Proteins encoded in a region of the Anopheles aquasalis chromosome 2, idAnoAquaMG_Q_19, whole genome shotgun sequence genome:
- the LOC126572431 gene encoding uncharacterized protein LOC126572431, with translation MPGVVFLVCVPTATYERTLINGVNYGANEQLPPPLPPAHQPTRPTNGPGRNLNINLPESVPQPGAGPVVNRTGGVGDAVLRLEVELRDKHALQHGHGRRPANRVPKPPKPPPYGAAVNVMKGPPNVPDSVPLEKVLDELLKKLEVDRVIWHPDKEGQYYQVVFPLAAGDPCETTLHCLTELGIGVKHNSSVSVLPCSVSYDGSNDTSNEDEYGDESEENSKWNNFVDSIRSKLTVKQVVDGVRAGGSLSFDYLLLIVTADSLAALGLVENNAPNIVAAMLVSPLMGPVMSITFGAIIADRELVKVGFTALALGMFISILFGFIFGLILGTTEMPWGFGDFPTEEMKGRGNARSLWMGILWALTSGSGVAVALLQGSAGPLIGVAISASLLPPVVNCGLFWALACIWLIYEDIKIPHLKGEAFSGNSSYEFIYTNYIPTEFLINGIVSGLLTVINVICIFITAIIVLKIKEVAAPYTSSPDLRRFWETDIRTARTANRTTIRRNRGAGAEADIMSTYAELENDPKARNLENALEQALKEAVDDDTYRKVKRMSYSSNAAGEIAERLFGHGTGGGVGGSSGPGMAGTGGQIGNPMAASSGPGTTTTAADLKLLEKLVTSLLEAHGGSSTGSGDGHADGRLHRSGSTLGRFRPMSRSFRSANSLRRRNGTADTGGNDGSTATPGGNAVTAASLTMPTIQESGTDRSGSDRGRRNSWSDRAGRDVRRVLNTIANAPQRFSQSIAGDGESEERSNLTQNIL, from the exons ATGCCGGGTGTGGTGTTTCTTGTTTGCGTACCGACGGCGACTTATGAAAGGACCTTAATTAACG GAGTAAACTATGGTGCGAATGAgcagctaccaccaccgctaccccCGGCACACCAGCCCACCAGACCCACGAACGGTCCGGGGCGCAATCTCAACATAAATCTTCCCGAAAGTGTCCCGCAGCCGGGCGCAGGACCCGTTGTCAACCGGACCGGTGGCGTCGGTGATGCAGTCCTGCGGCTCGAGGTCGAGCTGCGCGATAAGCATGCACTCCAGCACGGGCATGGACGGCGGCCAGCGAACCGTGtaccgaaaccaccgaaaccaccaccatacggTGCAGCGGTGAATGTCATGAAAGGGCCACCGAACGTACCGGACTCCGTTCCGCTGGAAAAG GTGTTGGATGAGCTGCTTAAAAAGTTGGAAGTAGATCGCGTCATCTGGCATCCGGACAAGGAGGGACAGTACTACCAGGTCGTGTTTCCGCTGGCCGCCGGTGATCCCTGCGAGACGACACTCCACTGTCTGACGGAGCTGGGTATCGGTGTGAAGCATAATTCCAGTGTCAG CGTCCTACCGTGCAGTGTCAGCTACGACGGCTCGAATGACACCAGCAACGAAGATGAATACGG CGACGAAAGCGAGGAAAACTCCAAATGGAACAACTTTGTCGATTCGATCCGCTCGAAGCTCACCGTCAAGCAGGTCGTCGACGGTGTCCGGGCCGGCGGTTCGCTGTCCTTCGATTACTTGCTGCTCATCGTGACCGCGGA ctCACTGGCAGCCCTCGGACTGGTGGAGAACAACGCACCGAACATAGTGGCCGCGATGCTGGTTTCGCCACTGATGGGACCAGTTATGTCGATTACCTTCGGTGCGATCATCGCTGACCGCGAGCTCGTG AAAGTGGGCTTTACGGCGCTAGCCCTCGGCATGTTCATCTCGATCCTGTTTGGCTTCATTTTCGGGCTCATCCTCGGCACCACCGAGATGCCGTGGGGATTCGGTGATTTTCCGACCGAGGAAATGAAGGGCCG CGGAAATGCACGCTCCCTGTGGATGGGCATACTGTGGGCGCTGACATCCGGAAGTGGCGTTGCCGTTGCACTGCTCCAGGGTTCGGCCGGTCCGCTGATAGGCGTTGCAATATCCGCCTcgctgctaccaccggtggTGAACTGT GGACTGTTCTGGGCGCTGGCCTGCATCTGGCTGATCTACGAGGACATCAAGATACCGCACCTCAAGGGTGAGGCGTTCAGTGGCAACTCGAGCTACGAGTTCATCTACACCAACTACATCCCGACCGAGTTCCTAATTAACGGCATCGTTTCCGGCCTGCTGACGGTGATCAACGTTATTTGCATCTTTATTACCGCTATCATCGTGCTGAAGATTAAGGAGGTGGCCGCACCCTACACCTCCAGTCCGGATCTGCGCAG ATTCTGGGAAACCGATATTCGAACTGCGCGTACTGCCAATCGGACCACCATACGTCGGAACCGtggagcaggagctgaagcTGACATCATGTCCAC GTACGCCGAGCTGGAGAACGATCCGAAGGCCCGGAATCTGGAGAATGCACTCGAGCAGGCCCTGAAGGAAGCCGTCGATGATGACACCTATCGAAAGGTCAAGCGGATGAGCTATTCCAGCAATGCGGCCGGTGAG ATTGCCGAGCGACTGTTTGGTCAcgggactggtggtggtgttggtggtagttCGGGTCCAGGGAtggccggtaccggtggacaGATTGGAAATCCCATGGCGGCAAGCAGCGGACCgggcacgacaacgacggccgCCGATTTGAAGCTACTCGAGAAGCTCGTTACTTCGCTGCTGGAAGCCCACGGTGGATCTTCAACCGGATCCGGTGACGGCCATGCTGATGGACGGCTTCATCGAAGCGGATCCACGTTGGGTCGCTTCCGTCCAATGTCACGCTCGTTCCGCTCGGCCAACTCATTGCGACGTCGTAATGGGACTGCGGACACCGGTGGCAACGATGGTTCGACAGCAACCCCGGGAGGGAACGCAGTTACCGCAGCGTCATTGACGATGCCAACGATCCAGGAATCGGGTACGGATCGTAGTGGCAGTGATCGAGGTCGACGCAATTCCTGGAGTGACCGAGCTGGGCGTGATGTGCGCCGAGTGCTCAACACGATCGCCAATGCTCCGCAGCGGTTCAGCCAATCGATAGCGGGTGATGGTGAGAGCGAGGAGCGTAGCAATCTTACCCAGAATATCCTGTGA